TTTGCTACCGAAGGTGCCGCTTTGAGATTTAGATTGGTCTAGTGTCCCAAATGGCTTCaacaaaaaatgtttaaatcCAAAACACACATCCACTGTTAAACAACAACGACATggcccaagcaaatgatcaaACCATCTCCTACTAGTACAAATAGCATTTCCTTTTACCGTCCAGAAATGTGGCTTATTTCTGACACCCCACCGGTGTAACCGGACTGAAAGGAGCTGCCCTCGTAGCTTGTTGTGGTAGCTCCAGAAATCATCAACTGGAACTGCCTTGGAATCTCCGCATCCATGATGTTCTTCTTTCGAGGGGTTGAAGTCGCCGATTGTCTCTCGGTTGAAGCCGGCAAGCACACCTTAAGCACAGAAACAACCTCGGTCATGCTTGGCCTATCAATTGATGCGTTCTCGAGGCAATTCATGGCTAGGTCTATCACAGTCTGTAGGTGAGAGGCATCATACTGATCCAACAACTTCTTGTCCACCACATCATGAATGCTTCCCTTAGCAATCTTTTGCCTCACCCAGTTTGGCAGGTGGATGGTTTGAGGGTCCATGAATACCGGGGGTTGACCAGTGACAATCTCCAATAGGACAACTCCGAAACTGTAAACGTCTGTCTTGACAGTAAGCTGGAAAGTAGCATGGTACTCAGGGTCAAGGTAGCCAAGAGTGCCAGCAGCAACGGTAGATATATGCGTGTGAGCAGCATTAAATGCCCGTGAAAGCCCAAAATCAGATATCTTGGCCACCAGATTCTTGTCCAAAAGGATGTTTGGTGTCTTCACATCTCTGTGAACTATTGATGGGGTGCATGATTCATGTAGGTACTCGAGTCCTATAATCCATTGAAACTCATGTTTTAAACACAGCATGTACACACATATGCACTAAAAAGATGGATGTGTATTTCAAAATGTAGACCTTGTGCAGCATCAAGGGCAATGTGAAGTCGCTCTTCCCAATTCAAACTACTGTCATATCCTGCATCGAAGTGTGACAAATTAATAGCACTGTGGAAGTCCATTCAATATGTGCATGGTAACATAAATAACTTTTTGTCTTTTGGAAAATTTGAAGATATCAaggatgaatatatatttttaaaaaaaggaacaacAGTTGGGTGTAATAAAAgttcatgtatatatttttatgttgtatAAGCAGACACTGTGAACTTTAAAAGGAAACGACTTTCCTTCACTTTGATAGAGCACCTATAAATTTCAACATACTGAGGGACAATTGAATAATTGATCATCTAATGAAGTATCTTTGAATTTGTCCGCTACTCGGGTTGTTGTTTAATTCCTCAATGCTGCTAAGATATGTacaattttacaatttatGGCTATTGTGAATAGAAGAACCTGTAGCTTGAAGAATACAACACCTCACGATTGCCTTTTTATTAGTCAACTGTCTATCTATAGTATTAGCTTGTACTGATAACTGTCTAGGCAGCCAAACCTTAACAGCATTCTATGCTCACCTCCTTGCCGCACATCCAATTTTAATGGAATTAGCAGAAGGTGGTCTCTCATTACATTCTAAGACAGGAAAATCTCGTTTACTAATTCGCTATATTTATGACCATACAATGGCAGTGATTGGCTTGTCGATTGTGACATGAACAACTGACACTGGATTTCAATTCCTAACTAGTTCTTTTGCagagtttttcctttttcccagTGTCGAATCAACTTTAACTGATTATGCCGTTAAGATTCATGAGCTAGACActtaataatttattgatgaaaatttgaaaattacctTGTTCCCAGTAATTAGTAAAAGCTATTTATGCCTATGAGTTGCTCCCCATTTTAAACCCTTAATTGACCCACTTCTTCTCTATTGGAAGTTATTTCAGGTTTGAAGGATTCAGTTTTGTCGAGTCAGAggtagaaaattaaaataaatattgttggCCATAACAATATGAAATTTGTACCCATATTACTTAACTACTTAAGTCAGTTGTACttgatagaatttttttcttaaaaaaatgtaaagaggtaaaaagtgaaaacctCCTCTTAAGAGCTGTTGAAGATTTCCTCTAGGCATGAAATCATAAACAAGTGCAAGACACTTCTTATTTTGGCAATATCCTACCAAAGCGACAAGATTCTTGTGGTGCACTTTTGACAAGGTTTGCACCTGCAGCAgagatatcatttttaaacAATGTAGAGCTGAAGTCAGATTTATCTCTTACCTGATCTACTTTACATTGAAGTAAACAGAGCTTTGTCCTAATTAGTGTTGATGTATAATACCTCGGGAAGAAAGTCTTTTGACTCTGCTATTGATGTCTCCACAAGCACTTTAACAGCTACTTCATCGTTATTTTCCAGTATGCCATGATAAACAGTGCCAAAACCTCCCTTTCCAATGACTGATTGGAAATTGTTAGTTATTAGCCTTAGCTGTGCGTATGTAAACCGTCTGATGTCGATATGTAATGGAGTTTCCTCTTCATATATAGAATAATCTTCTTGTACTCCTGATTTCCCTACAAAGTCTCAGTTTTTATTTACATGAAAGTACATCTACTACTAATCTACCCCAAACAAGCAATAATTCAAAAGGAATTTAGAGATTAATGTTTCGTTTCACCTTTCCAGCAGAACCTCCAGAGGATACACACTAGTACTAGGAGTAGGATGAATACCACAGGAACTATCACGGCAATGAGCACGGTAGGTGTACTGTTCTTATTTCCACAGTACCTATCTTTGACTTTTGAGCATATGGGATTGCCTTCTAGTCTAAAATACCATTAGTCAATTTATTAGTTAGTCAGATAAAATCGAATAGAATCATCTTGGGAAAAACATTTAGCTATGGCAGCCTTTTCAAATCATGATCATAATATGCTTCTGAATTCTAGTACTTCTGggaaatttttaatttaaagagAACAACTATGACATGGTATCTAAAGCATATGCATTTGCTAATAGGTTATTTTGTCCGTGTTTAGTTGAAAATCATTTAGATGCTAGAGCATTTATAGTAGAGGATACTGCGTGTAAATTAGCTTatcaattgttttttaatgatGCGGGCACGTTGTTTATGAACCTAAATTGACTGATATGTTCTATGATAACCAGTATTGGTTTTGGTCTTGTCCTTTCGGCTAtattttttgtagtttttatATGTCAAGTGAGGAGCCATGCAAGGGAGTGTTCCAAAACCTTAATTCAAGCTGACCGGCCTTAACCCTTTGAAGAATAGAATTTGCGATTGGTCCATCGAGCTGGTTATTTCTCAAGTCACTGAAAACAGTAGTTAAGTGACTcattcatctaaaaatatatatcatcagctaaatatttaatcaGAAACTTACAGCACTCGGAGTGAGTTGAGTTGATATTCTGGAATCTCACCCGTCAAGTTGTTATTTGATAAATCCCTATAAATGTTTTGGTGTTCAGTGTACACAACAATGTCCAAATAATGTCATTTAGCTCTCTGGATGCTATGTGGTAGGCAACACTTACAAGTGCTCCAGTGATTCCATTTTCATGAACGATAAATGCAATCCACCTATTAATCCACTGGTAGACAGATCACTGCAAACAAACACATCTCGATACAAATCAGACTAATTTGGTCATGGCATCTTAAGGCAATAATACAT
This is a stretch of genomic DNA from Oryza brachyantha chromosome 1, ObraRS2, whole genome shotgun sequence. It encodes these proteins:
- the LOC102718798 gene encoding senescence-induced receptor-like serine/threonine-protein kinase, producing MVISHSCSPGTKLEWFLPLLILVAATQVHGYSPSGFLSIDCGLTNSSTYNDADTNLTYVSDSGFVESGKSYDILSQYMKEASNEQEKTLRSFPDGQRNCYTLPSRSGKKYLIRTTFSYGNYDGLNSSENGSPFLFGLHIGANFWTMVNLTNWNPTDTIYKEVLTIAPDKFISVCLLNFGSGTPFISTLDMRSMDDAIFPFLNSSVSASFFSRQRFGEVNEYITRYPTDSLDRFWEAAQRYKFPWLNLTTNQKVYSVPGNDNFQVPLAMLQKASTIQSNFSWLNITVRAGANMNGESLQLLPIFHFAELEKTNTTRTFEIYSDDDLVIEAFSLPYLQATSMYRRDKYVNKSRTTFTLRKTNSSGIPPLISAYEVYSLVRIVNLTADSNDVDYMNEIKKYYNLVRNWNGDPCSPIEYSWKGLTCDYADGKQNPRIIRVDLSTSGLIGGLHLSFMKMESLEHLDLSNNNLTGEIPEYQLNSLRVLDLRNNQLDGPIANSILQRVKAGQLELRLEGNPICSKVKDRYCGNKNSTPTVLIAVIVPVVFILLLVLVCILWRFCWKGKSGVQEDYSIYEEETPLHIDIRRFTYAQLRLITNNFQSVIGKGGFGTVYHGILENNDEVAVKVLVETSIAESKDFLPEVQTLSKVHHKNLVALVGYCQNKKCLALVYDFMPRGNLQQLLRGGYDSSLNWEERLHIALDAAQGLEYLHESCTPSIVHRDVKTPNILLDKNLVAKISDFGLSRAFNAAHTHISTVAAGTLGYLDPEYHATFQLTVKTDVYSFGVVLLEIVTGQPPVFMDPQTIHLPNWVRQKIAKGSIHDVVDKKLLDQYDASHLQTVIDLAMNCLENASIDRPSMTEVVSVLKVCLPASTERQSATSTPRKKNIMDAEIPRQFQLMISGATTTSYEGSSFQSGYTGGVSEISHISGR